Proteins from a single region of Rhodovibrio salinarum DSM 9154:
- a CDS encoding metal ABC transporter ATP-binding protein, translated as MRTDKTDLQAAERPATRPSDPSSQTPLIEVSDVSLQFDGTAVLEHVDLSLHAGEVVTLIGPNGAGKTTLLRIALGLTKPTTGRVWRKPGLAFGYVPQRFAVDPTLPLTVGRFLSLPRRRARREIELALEEVGVPDLLGRELSTLSGGEFQRIMLARALLRRPDVLVLDEPLQGVDVTGQTALFKLINQLRKSHGFAVLMVSHDLHLVMRQTDQVLCLNHHVCCRGEPESVSQHPDYQRLFGHEAARTLAVYAHAHDHAQDHTHDAHGAVVPLDGTDVPAHRHNENGQP; from the coding sequence TTGCGCACTGACAAGACCGACCTCCAGGCAGCCGAACGCCCGGCTACGCGGCCATCCGATCCCTCAAGCCAAACGCCGCTGATCGAGGTCAGTGATGTCAGCCTGCAGTTCGACGGCACGGCGGTATTGGAGCATGTCGACCTGAGCCTACACGCGGGAGAGGTCGTCACGCTGATCGGCCCCAACGGGGCGGGCAAGACCACCCTGCTGCGCATCGCCCTCGGCCTGACGAAGCCGACCACAGGCCGCGTCTGGCGCAAGCCGGGGCTCGCCTTCGGCTACGTGCCGCAACGCTTCGCCGTCGACCCGACCCTGCCACTGACGGTCGGGCGCTTCCTGTCGCTGCCGCGGCGGCGGGCGCGCCGGGAGATCGAGCTCGCGCTTGAAGAGGTCGGCGTCCCGGACCTGCTCGGACGTGAATTGTCGACCCTGTCGGGGGGCGAGTTCCAGCGGATCATGCTGGCCCGGGCGCTGCTACGCCGGCCGGACGTGCTGGTACTGGACGAACCGCTGCAGGGGGTCGACGTCACCGGTCAGACCGCCCTGTTCAAGCTGATCAATCAATTGCGCAAAAGTCACGGCTTTGCCGTCCTGATGGTCAGTCACGATCTGCACCTGGTGATGCGCCAAACCGACCAAGTGCTGTGCCTGAACCATCACGTCTGCTGCCGCGGCGAACCGGAATCCGTCAGTCAGCACCCGGACTATCAGCGGCTGTTCGGTCACGAGGCTGCCCGCACGCTGGCGGTCTACGCCCATGCCCACGACCATGCTCAAGACCACACCCACGACGCCCACGGCGCGGTCGTCCCGCTGGACGGCACCGACGTGCCAGCACATCGGCACAACGAAAACGGCCAGCCATGA
- a CDS encoding metal ABC transporter permease, with protein MTLPALFQLEFLQRALLAGLGIAAVAGPLGCFVVWRRMAYFGTSLAHNAFLGIALGVLLGIDPMFGIALAAAVVALLLVGLQRQHRLADDTLLGILAHAGMALGLVAISFMEGMRVDLLTYLFGDVLAVSWRDLAWIYGAGGAVLAGLIVLWRWLLMVSVHPELAAAEGIPVLAVRLAFMLMLAILVAIAMKVVGVLLITSMLIIPAAAARRFAISPEGMAVSAVGVGWVSVIVGLAASYQWDLPSGPAMVVSATAIFALSLGAGAALSRT; from the coding sequence ATGACCCTGCCCGCCCTGTTCCAGCTCGAATTCCTGCAACGCGCGCTGCTGGCCGGGCTCGGCATCGCCGCAGTGGCCGGGCCGCTCGGCTGCTTCGTGGTCTGGCGCCGGATGGCCTACTTCGGCACCAGTCTGGCCCACAACGCCTTCCTCGGCATCGCCCTCGGCGTGCTGCTGGGTATCGATCCGATGTTCGGGATCGCTCTCGCGGCGGCCGTGGTCGCGCTGCTGCTGGTCGGCCTGCAACGCCAGCACCGGCTGGCTGACGACACGCTGCTGGGCATCCTGGCCCACGCCGGCATGGCGCTGGGGCTGGTCGCGATCTCCTTCATGGAGGGCATGCGCGTCGACCTCCTGACCTACCTGTTCGGCGACGTGCTCGCGGTGAGTTGGCGCGACCTGGCCTGGATCTACGGCGCCGGCGGCGCGGTATTGGCCGGCCTGATCGTGCTGTGGCGCTGGCTGCTGATGGTTTCGGTGCATCCCGAACTGGCCGCCGCGGAAGGCATTCCAGTGCTCGCGGTGCGGCTGGCCTTCATGCTGATGCTGGCGATCCTGGTCGCAATCGCCATGAAGGTGGTGGGCGTGCTGTTGATCACCTCGATGCTTATTATCCCGGCAGCCGCGGCCCGGCGGTTCGCCATCTCGCCGGAAGGGATGGCCGTCTCTGCCGTAGGGGTCGGCTGGGTGTCGGTGATCGTGGGGCTCGCCGCATCCTACCAGTGGGACCTGCCGTCCGGCCCGGCAATGGTGGTCTCGGCAACCGCGATCTTCGCCCTCTCGCTCGGCGCTGGCGCCGCGCTTTCCCGCACCTAA
- a CDS encoding carboxymuconolactone decarboxylase family protein, with protein sequence MSTNSKLPTAAQQIAQYHPDVWDAYEQLGKAVAEAGPLDARTIHLVKIAAAIAQRSEGATHSHVRRALEAGVSAAEIRHVSMLLAPTSGFPQAVAGRTWIEDILAEQDT encoded by the coding sequence ATGTCGACCAACAGCAAGCTTCCCACCGCCGCCCAACAGATCGCCCAATATCATCCGGACGTCTGGGATGCCTACGAGCAGCTGGGCAAGGCGGTTGCCGAGGCCGGCCCGCTGGACGCACGCACCATCCATCTGGTGAAGATCGCCGCGGCGATCGCCCAACGCTCGGAAGGCGCCACGCACTCGCACGTCCGCCGGGCGCTGGAAGCCGGGGTAAGCGCGGCGGAAATCCGCCACGTCAGCATGCTGCTCGCCCCCACCTCCGGCTTCCCGCAAGCGGTCGCGGGACGCACTTGGATCGAGGATATCCTGGCCGAGCAGGACACCTAG
- a CDS encoding C69 family dipeptidase, whose translation MILSRKSLWVTATALCAGLAMPANAQPETPEPVGHPNSKSLGIYIGHELTADGSTLVGGFGHEPSSHWIEIVPRRSFPEDATMKVGVTDAARIPGELTTIPQARQTAKYITSNYSEFAGFPPPLTNGGLNEYGVAARDIWSPSRQELVDIAKQNAPQSGPNYSDLARVAMERATSAREAAALVGRLIDEHGFSTYGGNSHLFADSEEAWVFINYAAKGLWAAKRIGPDEVRVMYPGYIHAFPADFKQRDGYMGSDNLVSFAREQGWWDGEGSLNLQEVYGKPFPADVEQDYYPQFYADARNPVAREAELREMAPVSVKDLMAYVRDPRWSTDFTGYSQVAHIRPDAPKQLHTLWTAITSGITTPFVPIPIATTSVPPEFSQHRYMTKNASSHFLDPDYGPLEATRYATRTFKRLLYHTCEHPSDFLHPVTGEIERFETGLLAQRDDVEARAKALLADGKTDAMQRLLTRDVHDNLLASLNLGQDLVQAVEQQTRTKYGIRMPEGERAAGETTPATSQAMARHGWGAMIHCYQKELDEYPRPHGLYNDSPDLTY comes from the coding sequence ATGATCTTGTCACGCAAATCGCTGTGGGTGACCGCGACCGCGCTCTGTGCCGGGCTGGCCATGCCGGCAAATGCGCAGCCGGAAACTCCGGAGCCGGTGGGCCACCCGAACTCCAAGAGTCTGGGGATTTATATCGGCCACGAACTCACCGCCGACGGTTCGACGCTGGTCGGCGGCTTCGGACACGAGCCGTCCAGCCACTGGATCGAAATCGTGCCGCGGCGCTCCTTCCCCGAAGACGCCACGATGAAGGTCGGGGTGACCGACGCCGCCCGCATCCCGGGCGAGCTCACCACGATTCCGCAGGCGCGGCAGACCGCCAAATACATCACCTCGAACTATTCCGAGTTCGCCGGCTTCCCGCCGCCGCTCACCAATGGCGGCCTGAACGAATACGGTGTGGCAGCGCGTGACATCTGGTCGCCGTCGCGCCAGGAACTCGTCGACATCGCCAAACAGAACGCGCCGCAATCAGGCCCGAACTACTCCGATCTGGCGCGCGTGGCGATGGAGCGCGCGACCAGCGCGCGCGAGGCTGCCGCGCTCGTGGGACGTCTGATCGATGAGCACGGCTTCTCCACCTACGGCGGCAACTCGCACCTGTTCGCCGATTCCGAGGAAGCCTGGGTGTTCATCAACTACGCCGCCAAAGGCCTGTGGGCGGCGAAGCGCATCGGCCCGGACGAGGTTCGGGTGATGTATCCGGGCTACATCCACGCGTTTCCGGCCGACTTCAAGCAGCGCGACGGCTACATGGGCTCGGACAACCTGGTCTCCTTCGCCCGCGAACAGGGCTGGTGGGACGGCGAAGGCTCGCTGAACCTGCAGGAGGTCTACGGCAAGCCGTTCCCAGCGGACGTCGAGCAGGATTACTACCCGCAGTTCTATGCCGACGCCCGGAACCCGGTGGCCCGTGAAGCCGAGCTGCGCGAGATGGCCCCGGTGTCGGTTAAGGACCTGATGGCCTATGTCCGCGATCCGCGCTGGTCGACCGATTTCACCGGCTACAGTCAGGTCGCCCACATCCGCCCCGACGCGCCGAAGCAGTTGCATACGCTGTGGACCGCGATCACCAGCGGCATCACCACGCCGTTCGTCCCGATCCCGATCGCGACGACCTCGGTGCCGCCGGAGTTCAGTCAGCACCGCTACATGACCAAGAACGCGTCCTCGCACTTCCTGGACCCGGATTATGGGCCGCTGGAGGCGACGCGCTACGCGACCCGGACGTTCAAGCGGCTGCTGTACCACACCTGCGAGCACCCGAGCGATTTCCTGCATCCGGTAACCGGCGAGATCGAGCGCTTCGAGACCGGCCTTCTGGCCCAGCGCGATGACGTCGAGGCGCGCGCCAAGGCCTTGCTGGCCGACGGCAAGACAGACGCCATGCAGCGCCTGCTGACCCGCGACGTGCACGACAATCTGCTGGCCAGCCTGAACCTGGGCCAGGACCTCGTGCAGGCGGTCGAGCAGCAGACCCGGACCAAATACGGTATCCGCATGCCAGAAGGCGAGCGCGCAGCGGGCGAAACCACCCCGGCCACGAGCCAAGCCATGGCACGCCACGGATGGGGAGCGATGATCCACTGCTATCAAAAGGAGTTGGACGAGTACCCGCGCCCGCACGGCCTCTACAACGATAGTCCCGATCTGACCTACTAA
- a CDS encoding MipA/OmpV family protein, whose product MTSRFERLWPGATARGYTAVALIGVVCGVGAPAQAGPQSDDESADRSDRASAAGLESADHWTFGAGVAARPEFEGSDEYAASPVPIVDVQYGRFFAKTSDGIGAYVVDTPDFTVGASVNWMEGYDGDDVARGIDDVDGELGARLFASTRFQGVEATLGATQAVTDTDRGLLIDAELAYPWAASKRFIIKPSISLSWANGTYMDGYFGISSSESATSGLRRYEPSNGFKDVSLRISARYRITDSITGIGAVGVTHLLGEAADSPMVEQETSPTAFLGLSYTF is encoded by the coding sequence ATGACAAGCAGGTTTGAGCGGCTCTGGCCGGGCGCGACCGCCAGAGGGTATACCGCAGTGGCTTTGATCGGGGTGGTCTGTGGCGTCGGTGCGCCTGCGCAGGCAGGTCCGCAGAGCGATGATGAGAGTGCCGACCGGTCGGATCGCGCAAGTGCGGCCGGTTTGGAGAGCGCGGATCATTGGACGTTTGGCGCGGGGGTTGCGGCGCGGCCTGAATTCGAAGGGTCCGATGAGTATGCCGCCAGCCCGGTTCCGATTGTCGACGTGCAGTACGGTCGGTTTTTTGCGAAAACCAGCGATGGTATCGGAGCCTATGTCGTCGACACGCCCGATTTCACGGTCGGCGCCAGCGTCAATTGGATGGAAGGGTACGATGGCGACGACGTCGCGCGTGGCATTGACGACGTCGACGGGGAGCTTGGCGCACGTCTGTTCGCGTCGACCCGGTTTCAGGGGGTGGAGGCCACGCTCGGGGCTACCCAGGCTGTGACCGATACCGACCGTGGCCTGCTCATCGATGCAGAACTTGCCTATCCATGGGCGGCGAGCAAGCGCTTCATCATCAAGCCAAGCATCAGCCTGAGTTGGGCTAACGGCACTTACATGGACGGCTATTTTGGCATCAGTTCGTCGGAGTCCGCGACATCGGGGTTGCGGAGATACGAACCGAGCAATGGCTTCAAGGACGTTTCGTTGCGTATCAGCGCCCGCTACCGCATTACCGACAGCATCACTGGGATCGGGGCGGTCGGCGTGACCCACCTACTGGGGGAGGCTGCAGACAGCCCCATGGTCGAACAGGAGACGTCTCCCACCGCCTTTCTCGGGTTGAGCTATACCTTCTAG
- a CDS encoding TetR/AcrR family transcriptional regulator gives MRQRRRGADLERAILDAAWLELTERGYAGLTMENVAARAQTSRPVLARRWNGRVDLAIAAIRQQRQKFPLEVPDQGDLRTELLEYLERLSNRVSGIAAIFTLFASEYFNETSSTPQDLRTALIAGEKSVLASILDRAVERGEIDPQKLTPPINSLLTDLHRHHAIMTFSPPPPELRTAWVDSIFLPLVKTS, from the coding sequence ATGAGGCAACGTCGGCGCGGCGCAGACCTTGAGCGCGCCATCCTGGACGCTGCCTGGCTGGAACTGACCGAGCGCGGCTATGCCGGACTGACGATGGAGAACGTTGCCGCGCGGGCTCAGACCAGCCGGCCGGTCCTGGCCCGCCGCTGGAACGGGCGGGTCGATCTCGCGATCGCGGCGATCCGGCAACAGAGGCAGAAATTCCCGCTGGAGGTGCCGGACCAAGGCGACCTGCGCACCGAATTGTTGGAATACCTGGAGCGCCTATCCAACCGCGTCAGCGGAATCGCCGCCATTTTCACGCTGTTCGCGAGCGAATACTTCAACGAAACCTCATCGACCCCCCAGGACCTGCGCACGGCGCTGATCGCAGGCGAGAAAAGCGTACTCGCATCGATTCTCGACAGGGCCGTGGAGCGGGGCGAGATCGATCCCCAAAAGCTCACGCCGCCAATCAACTCGCTGCTCACCGACCTGCACCGCCATCACGCCATCATGACGTTCTCACCACCACCGCCGGAGTTGCGGACGGCCTGGGTTGATTCGATTTTCCTGCCGCTTGTGAAAACCAGCTAG
- a CDS encoding PAS domain-containing protein: MKDRGDFASWCQAAVERVAIAEARTVPYFQVAATSYTVWWDHCAGRIPCRQQLDPVRFGAAVLPNLTLIEVVEDGDDYRWRLCGEHAAQVMGTGLAGRCLSEVEVEAGSGVLFRQALNDVVREQSPLFYVLRHRTVTGCRKRSYGVLLPLRDADDRPQTTAPVRYILGASDWTQGA; the protein is encoded by the coding sequence GTGAAAGACCGCGGAGATTTCGCGTCCTGGTGTCAGGCGGCCGTCGAGCGTGTAGCGATAGCCGAGGCGCGCACCGTCCCGTACTTCCAGGTTGCGGCAACGAGTTACACCGTGTGGTGGGATCATTGTGCGGGCCGGATACCTTGCCGGCAGCAGCTTGATCCGGTGCGCTTCGGGGCTGCGGTTCTGCCCAATCTGACCCTGATCGAGGTTGTCGAAGACGGGGACGACTACCGCTGGCGGCTGTGCGGGGAGCATGCGGCACAGGTTATGGGGACAGGTTTGGCCGGGCGCTGCCTATCCGAGGTGGAGGTGGAGGCGGGCTCGGGTGTTCTGTTCCGGCAGGCGCTGAACGACGTCGTCAGGGAGCAATCGCCGCTGTTCTATGTGCTGCGCCATCGCACTGTGACCGGGTGCAGAAAGCGGAGCTACGGTGTGCTGCTGCCCCTGCGCGATGCCGATGACCGTCCGCAGACGACCGCCCCGGTCCGGTACATTCTTGGGGCGAGCGACTGGACCCAGGGCGCCTAG
- a CDS encoding DUF1826 domain-containing protein produces the protein MNEIPKNLATSGGPIDRRVMSGAYVRVGPRGSILFAAREEACVLALWHRQIADCVARELDRLAFDGLPAFDVLGGVVSVRAEARAAIDRSALAGSAMGRWLESDIAGLCCRYAAVTGGGRMHVRLAAIDDDACRYFHVDRLSMRLLCTYRGPGTQWVAPETSVRGTGGPEVTSVLEAAPHLIRQVPTRSIALFRGRTPDTQSPGLLHRSPPPAQGNDNHRLVLTVSTGGAFA, from the coding sequence ATGAATGAGATACCGAAGAACTTGGCGACGTCCGGCGGCCCGATCGACCGTCGGGTTATGTCAGGCGCCTACGTGCGTGTCGGCCCGCGTGGCTCTATTCTGTTCGCCGCGCGCGAGGAGGCCTGCGTCCTGGCGTTATGGCACCGCCAGATCGCGGACTGCGTCGCCCGGGAGCTCGACCGGCTGGCCTTCGACGGTCTGCCGGCCTTCGACGTGCTGGGCGGCGTGGTGTCCGTGCGGGCCGAGGCCCGAGCGGCGATCGATCGGTCGGCGCTGGCGGGCAGCGCGATGGGCCGATGGCTGGAGAGCGACATCGCCGGCTTGTGTTGCCGTTATGCCGCCGTGACCGGGGGCGGGCGCATGCACGTCCGGCTTGCTGCGATCGACGACGATGCGTGCCGCTATTTCCACGTCGATCGCCTGTCCATGCGGCTGCTGTGCACCTACCGCGGCCCGGGCACACAATGGGTCGCGCCGGAGACGTCGGTGCGCGGCACCGGCGGCCCGGAAGTTACGTCCGTGCTGGAAGCTGCCCCCCATCTGATCCGTCAGGTGCCAACCCGGTCGATCGCACTGTTTCGCGGGCGGACGCCTGACACGCAGTCGCCTGGCTTGCTGCATCGTTCCCCCCCCCCAGCGCAGGGGAACGACAACCACCGGCTGGTCTTAACTGTCAGTACCGGCGGGGCGTTCGCCTGA
- a CDS encoding zinc ABC transporter substrate-binding protein yields the protein MRTPHRAAWLATSLLAASALAGPAKAAPEVVATVKPVHSLVSAVMDGVGTPRLLVEAGQSPHTYSLTPSDAGALEGADLVVWVGPSLESFLVRPVRNIAQESASFPLLHLDGLNLLRTREGGAWEGHAHDHGSGGHDAHDHEDHDHDGHDHEEHAHEAEEAHGHEQDDPAAHDHADAHDHADEHDHGHAHEAHAGEGHDHAGGEVQGIPEDELDPHVWLDPDNAQLILQALADRLAELDPAHAETYQANAEAAVQRIAELDATIAETIAPVQDVPYVVFHDAYHYFEQHYATNAVGSITLSPERKPGAKRLTEVRDKITELDARCVFREPQFAPDLVATVVENTQARIGTLDPLGVDHTAGPDAYPQTMRDLATDLRNCLSAQE from the coding sequence ATGCGCACCCCGCATCGCGCCGCCTGGCTGGCGACCAGCCTGCTGGCCGCGTCCGCGCTTGCTGGGCCGGCCAAGGCCGCGCCCGAGGTGGTCGCGACCGTGAAGCCCGTGCACAGCCTGGTCAGCGCCGTGATGGACGGCGTCGGCACGCCGCGCCTGCTGGTCGAGGCCGGGCAATCGCCGCACACCTATTCGCTGACCCCATCCGACGCCGGCGCGCTCGAGGGCGCTGACCTCGTCGTCTGGGTCGGCCCGAGTCTGGAATCCTTCCTAGTGCGCCCCGTGCGCAACATTGCGCAAGAGTCCGCCTCCTTTCCGCTGCTGCATCTGGACGGCTTGAACCTGCTGCGCACCCGCGAAGGCGGCGCCTGGGAAGGGCACGCCCACGACCATGGCAGCGGAGGGCACGATGCGCACGATCACGAAGATCATGACCACGACGGTCATGATCATGAAGAGCATGCCCACGAAGCCGAGGAGGCGCACGGGCATGAGCAGGACGACCCCGCCGCCCACGACCATGCTGATGCCCACGACCATGCGGACGAGCATGATCACGGCCATGCGCACGAAGCGCATGCTGGCGAGGGGCACGATCATGCCGGCGGCGAGGTCCAGGGGATTCCAGAGGACGAACTGGATCCGCACGTCTGGCTCGATCCCGATAACGCACAGCTGATCCTGCAGGCGCTGGCGGACCGGCTTGCCGAACTGGATCCGGCGCACGCCGAAACCTACCAAGCGAACGCGGAAGCCGCGGTGCAGCGGATCGCCGAACTCGATGCCACGATCGCGGAGACGATCGCGCCGGTGCAGGACGTACCTTACGTCGTCTTCCACGATGCCTACCATTACTTCGAGCAGCACTATGCCACCAATGCGGTCGGGTCGATCACCCTGAGCCCGGAGCGTAAGCCGGGGGCAAAGCGGCTGACCGAGGTGCGGGACAAGATCACCGAGCTCGATGCCCGCTGCGTCTTCCGGGAGCCGCAGTTCGCCCCGGATTTGGTGGCGACGGTCGTTGAAAACACGCAGGCACGGATCGGCACGCTCGACCCGCTGGGCGTGGACCACACGGCCGGACCGGACGCCTACCCACAGACCATGCGCGATTTGGCGACCGACCTGCGCAACTGCTTGTCCGCCCAGGAATAA
- a CDS encoding helix-turn-helix domain-containing protein produces the protein MIREDDIEALRRLTPFSEMTEENLQALVRASYLQRFPAATQLIEEGDRADMLHILLDGVVELYGSFKDRESTMIIMHPVRAFILAAIVQDLPYLMSARTISPARILMIPAPMAHALLREDPAFNDAMMRALAEEFRRVMKGLKSQKLRDGTERIAAYFLELRHKADNADVVRLPADRKTIATYLGMTRENLSRSLQTVRDHGAVVRGNEVHFRDIDKLRALAQPSRLIDNVDPDPERT, from the coding sequence ATGATTCGCGAAGACGATATCGAGGCGCTGCGCCGTCTGACGCCTTTCTCCGAAATGACCGAGGAGAACCTGCAAGCCCTCGTGCGCGCCAGCTACTTGCAGCGATTCCCGGCAGCCACTCAGTTGATCGAGGAAGGCGACCGGGCGGACATGCTGCACATCCTGCTCGACGGCGTTGTGGAGCTCTACGGCAGCTTCAAGGACCGGGAAAGCACGATGATCATCATGCATCCGGTGCGCGCCTTCATCCTGGCGGCGATCGTGCAGGACCTGCCCTACCTGATGTCCGCGCGGACCATCTCGCCAGCGCGCATCTTGATGATCCCAGCCCCGATGGCACACGCATTGTTGCGCGAGGACCCGGCGTTCAATGATGCCATGATGCGCGCACTGGCCGAGGAGTTCCGGCGCGTGATGAAGGGGCTGAAATCGCAAAAGCTGCGCGACGGCACGGAACGGATCGCCGCGTATTTCCTGGAGCTACGGCACAAGGCCGACAATGCCGACGTCGTGCGCCTGCCAGCCGACCGTAAAACGATCGCCACCTATCTGGGCATGACCCGGGAAAACCTGTCCCGCAGCCTACAGACCGTCCGCGACCATGGTGCTGTTGTGCGCGGCAATGAGGTGCATTTCCGCGATATCGACAAGCTGCGCGCCCTGGCGCAGCCATCCCGGCTGATCGACAACGTCGACCCGGACCCCGAGCGTACCTGA
- a CDS encoding Fur family transcriptional regulator, producing MESSQTRAAFDQHEHDHRDCIDAALTVAQEICARDGAQLTKTRRRVLELIWAHRKPVGAYQLLDDLSRERGRVAPPTVYRAIDFLLDHGLIHRIESLNAFIGCHHPRETHTGCFLICRACGATAELEDPKLDRALNDAAANLAFQVERRTVEMRGLCPVCAQTAEGSQFAH from the coding sequence ATGGAGTCCTCGCAAACGCGCGCGGCGTTCGACCAGCACGAGCACGACCACCGCGACTGTATCGACGCCGCGCTGACGGTCGCCCAGGAAATCTGTGCGCGCGACGGCGCGCAGCTGACCAAGACCCGCCGCCGGGTGCTCGAGCTGATCTGGGCGCACCGCAAGCCGGTCGGCGCCTACCAGCTACTCGACGACCTGTCGCGCGAACGCGGCCGGGTCGCCCCGCCAACCGTCTACCGCGCGATCGACTTCCTGCTCGACCATGGCCTGATCCACCGGATCGAGAGCCTCAACGCCTTCATCGGCTGCCACCACCCGCGCGAAACCCACACCGGCTGCTTCCTGATCTGCCGCGCCTGTGGCGCCACCGCCGAGCTGGAAGACCCCAAACTGGACCGCGCGCTCAACGACGCCGCCGCCAACCTCGCCTTCCAGGTCGAACGCCGAACCGTCGAAATGCGCGGGCTTTGCCCTGTCTGCGCGCAGACCGCCGAAGGATCCCAGTTTGCGCACTGA
- a CDS encoding TRAP transporter substrate-binding protein produces MSKSVRALASSLVIGAIAVSGVANAATLKFGHDNKPDPTDNPAHACAQVFSSIVETDTNGEIEVEFYPNNELGSGSEHIQMVRDGVIQATIVSTGAMSSYYPRIDVLNLPFAFANNAATYQVFDGPFGKALKRDIEDTLGDVVVLGFPDTGGFFAVTNSQHEIATVEDFNGVRIRTMKLPSHKVIMNALGAEAYPLAWGEVYSALQTGVIDGQMNPIPIISFSNFQEVQKYLTLTRHLFSPYTLLLSKDFWDGLDARQQNILRYAANSCVTASRGMARIIEASDRGLKGVRQEMQVTALSPDQRDQMRDATRPAFIDYIESNYGDKAVDMLGLLKQEVKKANEAEYMEADQ; encoded by the coding sequence ATGAGTAAAAGCGTTCGAGCGCTTGCGTCGTCTCTGGTCATCGGAGCCATCGCGGTTTCCGGTGTCGCCAACGCCGCAACCCTGAAATTCGGGCACGATAACAAGCCGGATCCAACCGACAATCCCGCCCACGCCTGCGCGCAGGTGTTTTCCAGCATTGTCGAGACCGACACTAATGGGGAGATTGAGGTCGAGTTCTATCCGAACAACGAACTCGGTTCGGGCTCCGAACACATCCAAATGGTGCGTGACGGCGTCATCCAGGCGACCATCGTCTCGACCGGCGCCATGTCGTCGTACTATCCGCGGATCGACGTCCTGAACCTGCCCTTCGCCTTCGCCAACAACGCGGCGACCTATCAGGTGTTCGACGGGCCGTTCGGCAAGGCGTTGAAGCGGGACATCGAAGACACGCTTGGAGACGTCGTCGTTCTCGGGTTCCCGGACACGGGCGGGTTCTTCGCCGTGACCAATTCCCAGCACGAAATCGCTACGGTGGAGGACTTCAACGGGGTCCGGATCCGCACGATGAAACTCCCGTCCCACAAGGTGATCATGAATGCCCTCGGGGCCGAGGCCTATCCGCTGGCCTGGGGCGAAGTCTATTCGGCGCTTCAAACCGGCGTGATCGATGGTCAGATGAACCCGATCCCGATCATCTCCTTCTCCAATTTTCAGGAGGTGCAGAAGTACCTGACGCTGACGCGCCACCTGTTCTCGCCTTACACGCTGCTCCTCTCGAAGGACTTCTGGGACGGTCTGGACGCCCGGCAGCAGAATATTCTGCGCTACGCCGCGAACTCCTGCGTCACCGCTTCGCGGGGCATGGCGCGGATCATCGAGGCTTCCGACCGTGGGCTGAAGGGGGTGCGCCAGGAGATGCAGGTCACCGCGCTTTCGCCCGACCAGCGTGATCAGATGCGCGATGCCACACGGCCGGCCTTCATCGACTACATCGAGAGCAATTACGGCGATAAGGCCGTCGACATGCTCGGCCTGCTTAAGCAGGAAGTGAAGAAAGCCAACGAGGCCGAGTATATGGAGGCTGATCAATAA